One Streptomyces drozdowiczii DNA segment encodes these proteins:
- a CDS encoding RNA-binding protein — protein MLEEALEHLVKGIVDNPDDVQVASRNLRRGRVLEVRVHPDDLGKVIGRNGRTARALRTVVGAIGGRGIRVDLVDVDQVR, from the coding sequence ATGCTCGAGGAGGCTCTCGAGCACCTCGTGAAAGGCATCGTCGACAACCCCGATGATGTGCAGGTCGCCTCGCGCAACCTGCGCCGTGGCCGTGTGCTCGAGGTCCGGGTCCACCCCGACGACCTCGGCAAGGTGATCGGCCGCAACGGCCGCACCGCACGCGCGCTGCGTACCGTCGTGGGCGCCATCGGCGGCCGTGGCATCCGCGTCGACCTCGTCGACGTGGACCAGGTTCGCTGA
- the rpsP gene encoding 30S ribosomal protein S16, translated as MAVKIKLKRLGKIRSPHYRIVVADSRTRRDGRAIEEIGLYHPVQNPSRIEVNSERAQYWLSVGAQPTEPVLAILKLTGDWQAHKGLPAPAPLLQPEPKADKRALFEALSSDGEESKGEAITPKAKKADKKADEAAASSAESTEA; from the coding sequence GTGGCAGTCAAGATCAAGCTGAAGCGTCTGGGCAAGATCCGTTCGCCTCACTACCGCATCGTCGTCGCCGACTCCCGCACCCGCCGTGACGGCCGGGCCATCGAGGAGATCGGTCTGTACCACCCGGTGCAGAACCCGTCGCGCATCGAGGTCAACTCGGAGCGTGCGCAGTACTGGCTGTCCGTCGGCGCCCAGCCGACCGAGCCGGTCCTCGCGATCCTGAAGCTCACCGGTGACTGGCAGGCGCACAAGGGCCTCCCGGCCCCCGCGCCGCTGCTGCAGCCGGAGCCCAAGGCCGACAAGCGCGCCCTGTTCGAGGCCCTCTCCAGCGATGGTGAGGAGTCGAAGGGCGAGGCCATCACGCCGAAGGCGAAGAAGGCCGACAAGAAGGCGGACGAGGCTGCTGCCTCCTCCGCCGAGTCGACCGAGGCCTGA
- a CDS encoding class I SAM-dependent methyltransferase, with protein MTPTLVRHHRHTESSAPADGASRARDWAEIQERMLAPLYEAVYTRLEVGPATRMLSLGCGSGLALLMAVGRGASVTGVDTDPDRLALARTRLLPASDERGAPATAPLLTESVAEAADSGPHHLITAFTPIGCEADDGEDLVRALETAVPSADRRATVVLTGWGPPERCATESVLRVAGRLADDGRGPGGGWRGPRRDDLEDVAFRAGLRPDGSGRVACPFGYADMDSAVRGLLSTRLFEAAVRATDRWQVEKELAEALHPHRRPDGTVWMSNVFRYLVCTT; from the coding sequence ATGACACCAACGCTCGTTCGGCACCACCGGCACACGGAGTCGTCCGCCCCGGCGGACGGCGCCTCCCGCGCCCGCGACTGGGCGGAGATCCAGGAACGGATGCTGGCACCGCTGTACGAAGCGGTGTACACGCGGCTCGAGGTGGGGCCCGCCACGCGGATGCTCTCGCTCGGCTGCGGCTCCGGTCTGGCACTGCTGATGGCCGTGGGCCGGGGCGCCTCGGTCACCGGCGTGGACACCGACCCGGACCGCCTCGCCCTCGCCCGGACCCGGCTGCTGCCCGCCTCGGACGAGCGCGGCGCACCGGCCACCGCCCCGCTGCTCACGGAGAGCGTCGCCGAGGCGGCGGACAGCGGACCGCACCACCTGATCACCGCGTTCACCCCGATCGGCTGCGAGGCGGACGACGGCGAGGACCTGGTGCGGGCGCTGGAGACCGCCGTGCCGTCGGCGGACCGGCGCGCCACGGTCGTCCTGACCGGCTGGGGCCCGCCGGAGCGGTGTGCCACGGAGTCGGTGCTCCGGGTGGCCGGGCGGCTCGCCGACGACGGGCGCGGACCGGGCGGCGGCTGGCGCGGGCCGCGCCGCGACGATCTGGAGGACGTGGCCTTCCGGGCCGGGCTGCGGCCGGACGGCTCCGGCCGGGTGGCCTGCCCGTTCGGTTACGCGGACATGGACAGCGCGGTACGCGGCCTGCTGTCGACCCGGCTGTTCGAGGCGGCGGTCCGGGCCACGGACCGGTGGCAGGTGGAGAAGGAACTCGCCGAGGCGCTGCACCCGCACCGGCGGCCGGACGGCACGGTGTGGATGTCCAACGTGTTCCGGTACCTGGTCTGCACGACGTGA
- the ffh gene encoding signal recognition particle protein translates to MFDTLSDRLAATFKNLRGKGRLSEADIDATAREIRIALLEADVALPVVRSFIANVKERARGVEVSQALNPAQQVVKIVNEELISILGGETRRLRFAKNPPTVIMLAGLQGAGKTTLAGKLGLWLKGQGHSPLLVACDLQRPNAVNQLSVVADRAGVAVYAPEPGNGVGDPVQVAKDSIEHARTKQYDVVIVDTAGRLGIDQELMQQAADIRDAVSPDEILFVVDAMIGQDAVNTAEAFRDGVGFDGVVLSKLDGDARGGAALSIAHVTGKQIMFASNGEKLDDFDAFHPDRMASRILDMGDLLTLIEQAEKTFSQEEAAKMASKLASSKGKDFTFDDFLAQMEQVRKMGSISKLLGMLPGMGQIKDQINNIDERDIDRMAAIIKSMTPKERADPTIINGSRRARIAKGSGSEVSAVKGLVERFFEARKMMSKMAQGGGMPGMPGMPGMGGGPGRQKKQVKQAKGKRKSGNPMKRKAEEQAAAARREAAQNGVPGLPAGQDAQNFELPDEFKKFMG, encoded by the coding sequence GTGTTCGATACTCTCTCCGACCGCCTTGCCGCGACTTTCAAGAACCTCCGGGGCAAGGGCCGCTTGTCCGAGGCGGACATCGACGCCACGGCTCGCGAGATCCGTATCGCCCTGCTCGAAGCCGACGTGGCGCTGCCCGTCGTCCGGTCCTTCATCGCCAACGTCAAGGAGCGGGCGCGCGGCGTAGAGGTCTCCCAGGCCCTCAACCCCGCCCAGCAGGTCGTCAAGATCGTCAACGAGGAGCTCATCTCCATCCTCGGCGGCGAGACCCGGCGGCTGCGGTTCGCCAAGAACCCGCCCACCGTGATCATGCTCGCCGGTCTCCAGGGTGCCGGTAAGACGACCCTCGCCGGAAAGCTCGGCCTCTGGCTCAAGGGCCAGGGCCACTCCCCGCTGCTCGTCGCCTGCGACCTCCAGCGCCCCAACGCCGTCAACCAGCTGAGCGTCGTCGCCGACCGCGCCGGTGTCGCGGTGTACGCCCCCGAGCCGGGCAACGGCGTCGGCGACCCGGTCCAGGTCGCCAAGGACTCCATCGAGCACGCCCGGACCAAGCAGTACGACGTCGTGATCGTGGACACCGCCGGCCGCCTCGGCATCGACCAGGAGCTGATGCAGCAGGCCGCGGACATCCGCGACGCCGTCAGCCCGGACGAGATCCTGTTCGTGGTCGACGCGATGATCGGCCAGGACGCGGTCAACACCGCCGAGGCGTTCCGCGACGGCGTCGGCTTCGACGGCGTGGTGCTCTCCAAGCTCGACGGTGACGCCCGCGGTGGTGCCGCCCTGTCGATCGCCCACGTCACGGGCAAGCAGATCATGTTCGCGTCGAACGGCGAGAAGCTGGACGACTTCGACGCGTTCCACCCGGACCGCATGGCGTCCCGGATCCTCGACATGGGTGACCTGCTCACCCTGATCGAGCAGGCGGAGAAGACCTTCAGCCAGGAAGAGGCCGCCAAGATGGCCTCCAAGCTGGCGTCCAGCAAGGGCAAGGACTTCACGTTCGACGACTTCCTGGCCCAGATGGAGCAGGTCCGGAAGATGGGCTCCATCTCCAAGCTGCTCGGCATGCTGCCCGGCATGGGCCAGATCAAGGACCAGATCAACAACATCGACGAGCGCGACATCGACCGCATGGCCGCGATCATCAAGTCGATGACCCCGAAGGAGCGCGCCGACCCGACGATCATCAACGGCTCGCGCCGCGCCCGTATCGCCAAGGGCTCCGGTTCCGAGGTCTCCGCCGTCAAGGGCCTGGTCGAGCGGTTCTTCGAGGCCCGCAAGATGATGTCGAAGATGGCGCAGGGCGGCGGCATGCCGGGGATGCCCGGGATGCCGGGCATGGGCGGCGGTCCGGGCCGGCAGAAGAAGCAGGTCAAGCAGGCCAAGGGCAAGCGCAAGAGCGGCAACCCGATGAAGCGCAAGGCCGAGGAGCAGGCCGCGGCCGCCCGCCGGGAGGCCGCGCAGAACGGCGTCCCCGGCCTCCCGGCCGGCCAGGACGCCCAGAACTTCGAGCTGCCGGACGAGTTCAAGAAGTTCATGGGCTGA
- a CDS encoding [protein-PII] uridylyltransferase encodes MTSIEATTESEDSRPSGYAAARLRLLQEKERPGPPRRAALAALTDDWLTALFTGAAQHAGVRGAALVAVGGYGRGELSPRSDLDLLLLHDGTADPAAVAALADRIWYPVWDLGLALDHSVRTPAEARKTAGEDLKVQLGLLDARPVAGDLGLVASLRTAILADWRNQAPKRLPDLRELCRERAERHGELRFLLEPDLKEARGGLRDVTALRAVAASWVADAPREGLAEARRVLLDARDALHLTTGRATDRLALQEQDQVAQALGLLDADALLRQVYEAARTVSYATDVTWREVGRVLRARSARPRLRALLGGGRTPAPDRTPLADGVVEADGEAVLARTARPERDPVLVLRAAAAAAQSGLPLSRHVVRHLATTAQPLPVPWPAEAREELVTLLGAGEATIPVWEALEAEGLITRLLPDWERVHCRPQRNPVHTWTVDRHLVETAVRAASLTRRVGRPDLLLVAALLHDIGKGWPGDHSVAGEVIARDMAARIGFDQHDVGVIATLVRHHLLLIETATRRDLDDPATVRAVADAVGTTATLELLHALTEADALATGPAAWSAWRASLVTELVKRVAQVLAGEAPEEPEPAAPSAEQERLAIEALRTGTPVLALHTRPETPHEEDGPEPVGVELLIALRDRPGVLPAAAGVLALHRLTVRAADLRAVELPTELGDSADLLLLSWRVAAEYGSLPRADRLRADLVRALDGTLDIPARLAEREAAYPRRRGVKAPPPRVTVAPAGSRLATVIEVRAQDAPGLLHRIGQALERSAVRVRSAHVSTLGANAVDAFYVTDADGKPLSAQRAAELAREVEKALG; translated from the coding sequence GTGACGAGCATCGAAGCGACCACCGAATCCGAGGACTCGCGCCCCAGCGGCTATGCGGCGGCCCGGCTGCGCCTTCTCCAGGAGAAGGAGCGGCCCGGGCCGCCGCGCCGTGCGGCCCTCGCCGCCCTCACCGACGACTGGCTCACCGCCCTGTTCACCGGCGCGGCCCAGCACGCCGGGGTCCGGGGCGCCGCCCTCGTCGCCGTCGGCGGCTACGGCCGCGGCGAACTCTCCCCGCGCAGCGACCTCGACCTCCTCCTCCTGCACGACGGCACCGCCGACCCCGCGGCCGTCGCCGCCCTCGCGGACCGGATCTGGTACCCCGTCTGGGACCTGGGCCTCGCCCTCGACCACTCCGTACGCACCCCAGCCGAGGCCCGGAAGACCGCGGGCGAGGACCTCAAGGTCCAGCTCGGACTGCTCGACGCCCGGCCCGTCGCCGGGGACCTCGGCCTCGTCGCCTCGCTGCGCACCGCGATCCTCGCGGACTGGCGCAACCAGGCCCCCAAACGCCTCCCGGACCTCCGCGAACTCTGCCGCGAACGCGCCGAACGCCACGGCGAGCTGCGGTTCCTCCTCGAACCCGACCTCAAGGAGGCCCGGGGCGGCCTGCGCGACGTCACCGCCCTGCGCGCCGTCGCCGCCTCCTGGGTCGCCGACGCCCCCCGCGAAGGGCTCGCCGAGGCCCGCCGCGTCCTCCTCGACGCCCGTGACGCCCTCCACCTCACCACCGGCCGCGCCACCGACCGCCTCGCCCTCCAGGAACAGGACCAGGTCGCCCAGGCCCTCGGCCTCCTCGACGCCGACGCCCTGCTCCGCCAGGTCTACGAGGCCGCCCGCACCGTCTCGTACGCCACCGACGTCACCTGGCGCGAGGTCGGCCGGGTCCTGCGCGCCCGCTCCGCCCGGCCCCGGCTGCGCGCCCTGCTCGGCGGCGGCCGGACCCCCGCCCCGGACCGGACCCCGCTCGCCGACGGCGTCGTGGAGGCCGACGGCGAGGCCGTACTCGCCCGCACCGCCCGGCCCGAACGGGACCCGGTGCTCGTCCTGCGCGCCGCCGCCGCGGCCGCCCAGTCCGGACTGCCGCTCTCCCGCCACGTCGTGCGCCACCTCGCCACCACCGCCCAGCCGCTCCCGGTGCCCTGGCCGGCCGAGGCCCGCGAGGAGCTGGTCACCCTGCTCGGCGCAGGCGAGGCCACGATCCCCGTCTGGGAGGCGCTGGAGGCCGAAGGGCTGATCACCCGCCTGCTGCCCGACTGGGAACGCGTCCACTGCCGCCCCCAGCGCAACCCCGTCCACACCTGGACAGTCGACCGCCATCTCGTCGAGACGGCCGTCCGCGCCGCCTCGCTCACCCGCCGCGTCGGCCGCCCCGACCTCCTCCTCGTCGCCGCCCTGCTGCACGACATCGGCAAGGGCTGGCCCGGCGACCACTCCGTCGCCGGTGAGGTCATCGCCCGCGACATGGCCGCCCGCATCGGCTTCGACCAGCACGACGTGGGCGTCATCGCCACCCTCGTCCGCCACCACCTGCTGCTCATCGAGACCGCCACCCGGCGCGACCTGGACGACCCGGCCACCGTCCGCGCCGTCGCCGACGCCGTCGGGACCACGGCCACCCTGGAGCTGCTGCACGCCCTCACCGAGGCCGACGCGCTGGCCACCGGGCCCGCCGCCTGGTCCGCCTGGCGCGCCTCCCTCGTCACCGAACTCGTCAAACGCGTCGCCCAGGTCCTGGCGGGGGAGGCCCCCGAGGAGCCCGAGCCCGCCGCCCCGAGCGCCGAGCAGGAACGCCTCGCGATCGAGGCGCTGCGCACCGGCACCCCCGTCCTCGCCCTGCACACCCGGCCCGAGACCCCGCACGAGGAGGACGGCCCGGAACCGGTCGGCGTCGAACTCCTCATCGCGCTCCGCGACCGGCCCGGCGTGCTGCCCGCCGCCGCGGGGGTCCTCGCCCTGCACCGCCTCACCGTCCGCGCCGCCGACCTGCGCGCCGTGGAGCTGCCCACGGAGCTGGGGGACTCCGCGGACCTGCTGCTGCTCAGCTGGCGCGTCGCCGCCGAATACGGCTCGCTGCCCCGGGCGGACCGGCTGCGCGCCGACCTCGTACGCGCCTTGGACGGCACCCTGGACATCCCCGCCCGCCTCGCCGAGCGGGAGGCCGCCTACCCCCGGCGGCGCGGTGTGAAGGCGCCGCCGCCCCGGGTGACGGTGGCCCCGGCGGGCTCCCGGCTCGCCACGGTGATCGAGGTCCGCGCCCAGGACGCCCCCGGCCTGCTGCACCGCATCGGGCAGGCACTGGAGCGGAGCGCGGTCCGGGTGCGGAGCGCGCATGTGTCGACGCTGGGGGCGAACGCGGTGGATGCCTTCTACGTCACGGACGCGGACGGGAAGCCGCTGTCGGCGCAGCGGGCGGCGGAGCTGGCCCGGGAGGTCGAGAAGGCGCTCGGCTGA
- a CDS encoding P-II family nitrogen regulator, which translates to MKLITAVVKPHRLDEIKEALQAFGVQGLTVTEASGYGRQRGHTEVYRGAEYTVDLVPKIRIEVLVEDEDAEQLLDVVVKAARTGKIGDGKVWTVPVETAVRVRTGERGPDAL; encoded by the coding sequence ATGAAGCTCATCACCGCAGTCGTGAAGCCCCACCGCCTCGACGAGATCAAGGAAGCCCTCCAGGCGTTCGGCGTCCAGGGCCTTACCGTCACCGAGGCCAGCGGCTACGGACGGCAGCGCGGCCACACCGAGGTCTACCGGGGCGCCGAGTACACCGTCGACCTCGTCCCCAAGATCCGCATCGAGGTCCTGGTCGAGGACGAGGACGCCGAACAGCTCCTCGACGTCGTCGTCAAGGCCGCCCGAACCGGCAAGATCGGTGACGGCAAGGTCTGGACGGTCCCCGTCGAGACGGCCGTCAGGGTCCGTACGGGCGAACGCGGCCCGGACGCCCTCTGA
- the nsdA gene encoding transcriptional repressor NsdA, with product MSGSGAGETNAGKRPNGQLGSWFVRSGWSKGELARQVNRRARQMGAHHISTDTSRVRRWLDGEQPREPIPRILSELFSERFGSVVAVEDLGLRTPHQAPSVAGVDLPWAGPQTVALLSEFSRSDLMLARRGFLGSSLALAAGPALIEPMQRWLVPVAAAPAAEPEPAAARRPSRLSGPELDLLESTTTMFRQWDAQCGGGLRRKAVVGQLHEVTDLLQEPQPAATSKRLFRCAAELAELAGWMSYDVGLQPTAQKYFVLALHAAKEAGDKPLGSYVLSSMSRQMIHLGRPDDALELIHLAQYGSRDCATPRTQAMLYAMEARAYANMGQPSKCKRAVRMAEDTFLDAGIDGEPEPDWIRFFSEAELNGENSHSYRDLAYVAGRSPAYASLAEPVMQKAVQLFGEDDEHQRSYALNLIGLATVHLLKGEPEASTVPAEQALRVAKKVRSERVNTRLRKTVDTAARDFGDVPEVARLTELLIEQLPETVETV from the coding sequence GTGAGTGGCAGCGGCGCAGGCGAGACGAACGCCGGCAAGCGCCCGAACGGGCAACTGGGTTCATGGTTCGTGCGCAGCGGCTGGTCGAAGGGCGAGCTGGCACGGCAGGTGAACCGCCGGGCGCGCCAGATGGGCGCCCACCACATCAGCACCGACACCTCCCGGGTGCGGCGCTGGCTGGACGGCGAGCAGCCGCGCGAGCCCATCCCGCGCATCCTGTCCGAGCTGTTCTCGGAGCGCTTCGGCAGCGTCGTCGCCGTCGAGGACCTGGGGCTGCGCACCCCGCACCAGGCACCCTCCGTGGCCGGTGTGGACCTGCCCTGGGCGGGCCCGCAGACCGTCGCCCTGCTCAGCGAGTTCTCCCGGAGCGACCTGATGCTGGCCCGCCGGGGCTTCCTCGGCAGCTCGCTCGCCCTCGCCGCCGGTCCCGCCCTCATCGAGCCCATGCAGCGCTGGCTGGTGCCGGTCGCGGCCGCCCCCGCCGCCGAACCGGAACCCGCCGCCGCCCGCCGCCCGTCCCGGCTCTCCGGCCCCGAGCTGGACCTGCTGGAGTCGACCACCACGATGTTCCGCCAGTGGGACGCGCAGTGCGGCGGCGGACTGCGCCGCAAGGCCGTCGTCGGCCAGCTCCACGAGGTCACCGACCTGCTCCAGGAGCCCCAGCCCGCCGCCACCTCCAAGCGCCTGTTCCGCTGCGCCGCCGAACTGGCCGAGCTGGCGGGCTGGATGAGCTACGACGTCGGCCTCCAGCCCACCGCCCAGAAGTACTTCGTGCTCGCCCTGCACGCCGCCAAGGAGGCCGGCGACAAGCCGCTCGGCTCGTACGTCCTGTCCAGCATGAGCCGGCAGATGATCCACCTCGGCCGCCCGGACGACGCCCTGGAGCTGATCCACCTCGCCCAGTACGGCAGCCGCGACTGCGCGACCCCGCGCACGCAGGCCATGCTGTACGCGATGGAGGCCCGCGCCTACGCGAACATGGGCCAGCCCAGCAAGTGCAAGCGGGCGGTCCGGATGGCCGAGGACACCTTCCTGGACGCCGGTATCGACGGCGAGCCCGAGCCCGACTGGATCCGCTTCTTCTCCGAGGCCGAGCTGAACGGCGAGAACTCGCACTCGTACCGGGACCTCGCCTACGTGGCCGGCCGCAGCCCCGCGTACGCCTCGCTCGCCGAGCCCGTCATGCAGAAGGCGGTCCAGCTCTTCGGCGAGGACGACGAGCACCAGCGCTCCTACGCGCTCAATCTGATCGGCCTCGCCACCGTGCACCTCCTCAAGGGCGAGCCCGAGGCGTCCACCGTGCCGGCCGAGCAGGCGCTGCGCGTGGCCAAAAAGGTGCGCTCCGAGCGGGTCAACACCCGGCTCCGCAAGACCGTCGACACCGCCGCCAGGGACTTCGGGGACGTGCCCGAGGTCGCCAGGCTCACCGAACTCCTCATCGAACAGCTGCCCGAAACCGTGGAAACCGTCTAG
- a CDS encoding bifunctional DNA primase/polymerase: MGFTIGIREMRTGARRRARAAVGGTEVAEYTGLWGWAVVPGARAAGGACSCGDPGCAAPGAHPLEFAREVPAGATLDAAARAWAEVPGASMMLPVGRSFDVLDVAEGAGRRALVRMERMGLPLGPVSVTPQGRAQFFVAPGAADELPRLLYRMGWDDAGLDLRALGAGSHITAPPSDRGGLGPVRWLRAPGPDSATPPEARLLLGTLAYLCHRWAAPCG, encoded by the coding sequence ATGGGCTTCACGATCGGAATCCGCGAGATGCGCACCGGCGCACGGCGTCGCGCCCGTGCCGCCGTCGGCGGTACGGAGGTGGCCGAGTACACCGGCCTGTGGGGCTGGGCCGTGGTGCCCGGGGCCCGCGCGGCGGGCGGCGCCTGCTCCTGCGGGGACCCGGGCTGCGCCGCCCCGGGCGCGCATCCGCTGGAGTTCGCCCGTGAGGTGCCCGCCGGGGCGACGCTCGACGCGGCGGCACGCGCCTGGGCCGAGGTGCCCGGCGCCTCGATGATGCTCCCCGTGGGCCGGAGCTTCGACGTGCTGGACGTGGCGGAGGGGGCCGGGCGCCGGGCCCTGGTGCGGATGGAGCGGATGGGGCTGCCGCTGGGCCCGGTCTCGGTGACCCCGCAGGGCCGGGCGCAGTTCTTCGTCGCGCCGGGCGCCGCCGACGAGCTGCCCCGGCTGCTGTACCGGATGGGCTGGGACGACGCGGGGCTCGATCTGCGGGCGCTCGGCGCGGGCAGCCACATCACCGCGCCGCCCTCGGACCGGGGCGGGCTCGGCCCGGTCCGCTGGCTGAGGGCGCCGGGGCCGGACAGCGCGACGCCGCCGGAGGCCCGGCTGCTGCTGGGCACGCTGGCGTACCTCTGCCACCGGTGGGCGGCGCCCTGCGGCTGA
- the ftsY gene encoding signal recognition particle-docking protein FtsY produces the protein MEFVILAVVIALVAVGVISGLVVSSRKKKQLPPAPSSTPPLTPPAEPRVGEEAEEPREESRRTIEDVAAPPAEAEPEAAEPEVPALDVPEPTAGRLVRLRARLARSQNTLGKGLLALLSRDNLDEDTWEEIEDTLLTADVGVAPTQELVERLRERVRVLGTRTPEELRALLREELLTLLGTDFDRAVKTEGGLETPGVVMVVGVNGTGKTTTTGKLARVLVADGRSVVLGAADTFRAAAADQLQTWGERVGARTVRGPEGGDPASIAYDAVKEGIAEGADVVLIDTAGRLHTKTGLMDELGKVKRVVEKHGPLDEVLLVLDATTGQNGLVQARVFAEVVDITGIVLTKLDGTAKGGIVIAVQRELGVPVKLVGLGEGPDDLAPFEPEAFVDALIGD, from the coding sequence ATGGAATTCGTCATCCTTGCTGTAGTCATCGCCCTGGTCGCGGTCGGCGTGATCAGCGGGCTCGTGGTCAGCAGCCGCAAGAAGAAGCAGCTGCCCCCGGCACCGTCGAGCACGCCGCCCCTCACACCTCCCGCTGAGCCCCGTGTCGGTGAGGAGGCCGAAGAGCCGCGCGAGGAATCGCGCCGCACCATCGAGGACGTCGCGGCCCCGCCCGCCGAGGCCGAGCCGGAGGCCGCGGAGCCGGAAGTCCCCGCGCTCGACGTCCCCGAGCCCACCGCCGGCCGGCTCGTCCGGCTGCGCGCCCGCCTCGCCCGCTCGCAGAACACCCTCGGCAAGGGGCTCCTCGCCCTGCTGTCCCGGGACAATCTGGACGAGGACACCTGGGAGGAGATCGAGGACACCCTCCTCACCGCCGACGTCGGCGTCGCCCCCACCCAGGAGCTGGTCGAGCGCCTGCGCGAGCGCGTCCGGGTCCTCGGCACCCGCACCCCCGAGGAGCTGCGCGCCCTGCTCCGCGAGGAGCTGCTCACCCTGCTCGGCACCGACTTCGACCGCGCCGTGAAGACGGAGGGCGGTCTGGAGACCCCCGGCGTCGTGATGGTCGTCGGCGTCAACGGCACCGGCAAGACCACCACCACCGGCAAGCTGGCCCGGGTGCTCGTCGCCGACGGCCGCAGCGTGGTGCTCGGCGCGGCCGACACCTTCCGCGCCGCCGCCGCCGACCAGCTCCAGACCTGGGGCGAGCGCGTCGGCGCCCGTACCGTGCGCGGCCCCGAGGGCGGCGACCCGGCCTCCATCGCCTACGACGCGGTCAAGGAGGGCATCGCCGAGGGCGCCGACGTGGTGCTCATCGACACCGCCGGCCGGCTGCACACCAAGACCGGGCTCATGGACGAGCTGGGCAAGGTCAAGCGGGTCGTCGAGAAGCACGGCCCGCTGGACGAGGTGCTGCTCGTCCTGGACGCCACCACCGGGCAGAACGGCCTGGTGCAGGCGCGGGTCTTCGCCGAGGTGGTCGACATCACCGGCATCGTCCTCACCAAGCTGGACGGCACCGCCAAGGGCGGCATCGTCATCGCCGTCCAGCGCGAGCTGGGCGTCCCGGTCAAGCTCGTCGGACTCGGCGAGGGCCCGGACGACCTGGCGCCGTTCGAGCCCGAGGCGTTCGTGGACGCGCTGATCGGGGACTGA
- a CDS encoding purine-cytosine permease family protein — METRGLDPVPDEERTGRVRALFPTWATANMTVLLLTVGAGLVVLNGLSFWQVLVAAVVAPLISFGLVGFVSLAGKRGGAPGMALSRAVFGVRGNLAPGALIWVARWGWETMNAVTGAYALLTVGDVLFGVRSTPALIMATLLAFVAGSFLLSGLGLRALRAGCTWSAYLFGAFSVLVLAHLAVTVPWRAVLDRPPGAVSMVVAGIGTLTAGGISWAPSGPDFARYLPRSSSGRAMVAVTVGGALLVLVPLVVMGAVMAVRTPELALTRDPVSFIGVLLPTWLSVPYLVVAVTGMVLINALSMYSAGFTAQSLGITVPRAWAVGVNAAISLFLGSLLMMVASSFIDAFVSFLRLLAVTFSAWIGVFATDMLRGRAYDPVALLDTGRGGAYWYTGGVAWPALAAWGAGLVVGLLFTGVEWFTGPLAGTWPGRSGLGWAVTALVSGGLYAVLPRPGRPDERP; from the coding sequence GTGGAGACCCGTGGCCTGGACCCCGTGCCCGACGAGGAGCGCACCGGCCGGGTCCGGGCCCTCTTCCCCACCTGGGCCACGGCCAACATGACCGTGCTGCTCCTCACCGTGGGCGCGGGGCTCGTCGTGCTGAACGGGCTGAGTTTCTGGCAGGTGCTGGTGGCGGCCGTGGTGGCGCCGCTGATCTCGTTCGGCCTGGTCGGCTTCGTCTCGCTGGCCGGGAAGCGCGGCGGCGCCCCCGGCATGGCGCTGTCGCGCGCGGTCTTCGGCGTACGGGGCAATCTGGCGCCGGGGGCGCTGATCTGGGTGGCCCGGTGGGGCTGGGAGACGATGAACGCGGTCACCGGCGCGTACGCCCTGCTGACCGTGGGCGATGTGCTGTTCGGGGTCCGGAGCACGCCCGCGCTGATCATGGCGACGCTGCTCGCGTTCGTGGCGGGCAGCTTTCTGCTGTCGGGGCTCGGGCTGCGGGCGCTGCGGGCGGGCTGCACCTGGTCCGCGTATCTCTTCGGCGCCTTCAGCGTCCTGGTGCTGGCGCATCTCGCGGTGACGGTGCCGTGGCGCGCGGTGCTGGACCGGCCGCCCGGCGCGGTGTCAATGGTGGTCGCGGGCATCGGCACGCTGACGGCCGGGGGGATCAGCTGGGCGCCGTCCGGTCCGGACTTCGCCCGCTATCTGCCGCGCTCCTCCTCGGGCCGGGCGATGGTCGCGGTGACGGTGGGCGGGGCGCTGCTGGTGCTGGTGCCGCTGGTGGTGATGGGGGCGGTGATGGCGGTGCGGACGCCGGAGCTGGCGCTGACCCGCGATCCGGTCTCCTTCATCGGGGTCCTGCTGCCGACCTGGCTCTCCGTCCCGTATCTGGTCGTGGCGGTCACGGGCATGGTGCTGATCAACGCGCTGTCGATGTACTCGGCCGGTTTCACCGCGCAGAGCCTCGGCATCACCGTGCCGCGCGCCTGGGCCGTCGGGGTGAACGCGGCGATCAGCCTGTTCCTGGGATCGCTCCTGATGATGGTGGCGAGCAGCTTCATCGACGCCTTCGTGTCGTTCCTGCGGCTGCTCGCGGTGACGTTCTCGGCGTGGATCGGGGTCTTCGCCACGGACATGCTGCGCGGCCGCGCCTACGACCCGGTGGCGCTCCTGGACACCGGCCGGGGCGGCGCGTACTGGTACACGGGCGGCGTCGCGTGGCCCGCCCTGGCCGCGTGGGGCGCGGGGCTCGTGGTGGGGCTGCTGTTCACCGGGGTGGAGTGGTTCACCGGTCCGCTCGCCGGGACCTGGCCGGGCCGCAGCGGCCTGGGCTGGGCGGTCACGGCGCTCGTCTCGGGCGGCCTGTACGCGGTGCTGCCGCGCCCGGGCCGCCCCGACGAAAGGCCCTGA